One Corynebacterium aurimucosum genomic window, GCGTTGACGGCCCAGGCTGCGGCGCGATCGTCCTCCGCGCCGTTGACATCGTTATAGGCCGCGCAGTTGATGATGGCGGAGTACTGCTTCCACGGGCGGGCAGGCGGGGTGGTGATGTCGAAGTCTAAGTGCCCACAGAACTCCACCGCGCCCAAGCCAGCGGAGGGCAAGAACTTCTTTAATGCGCGACCCAGCTGCCCGTTGGCGCCGGTGACTAGGATGCGGCGAGGTGGCATGGGGGTAACGGCGGCAAGCGCGGGGTGCTCCTTGTCTTTGTCGGAGATCTCCGTCGGTTCCAGCGGCCAGTCCACCATGTCCAGGTTGACGCAGGTGTACTCCGCATCCGGGGACCAGTGGTCATTGACCAGGTAGGAGTAGGCGCAGGCCTCCAGCGCCTGGAAACCGTTGGCCACACCGCGCGGCACGAAGACCGCCACGTCCTCGCGCAGCTCGTGGGTTACCAGTTGGCCAAAGGTAGAAGAGCCCTCACGCAGATCGCACCACGCGCCGAAGGCCCGGCCGGAGGCCACCGAGACCAGCTTGTCCCAGGGCTCCGCGTGCAACCCGCGCGTAACCCCCTTCTCCGCATTGAAGGAAACGTTGTTTTGCACCGGTTGGAAGTCAGGCAAACCTGCCGCCACCATCTTCTCACGCTGCCAGTTCTCTTTGAACCAGCCGCGGTTATCCCCGTGGACGTCGAGCTCCACAATGAGCAGGCCCTCAATGGCCGTTGACTGCACCTTCATGGTTTCTTTACTGTCCTTGCTTCGCGTAGTTGGCTTCAACTTCTTCCTTGCCCGCACGCCACCAGTCCTCGTGTGCGCGGTACCACTCAATGGTGGCGGCCAGGCCTTCGCGCAGATCCGTGTAGCGCGGGCTCCAGCCCAGCTCGCGGCGCAGTTTGTTGGCATCCATGGCATAGCGCTGGTCATGGCCTGGGCGGTCCGCCACGTGCTCGAAACGCGCCTGGCCGTCATCTGTCGCGCCCATGAGCTCACAGATCATCTCGATGACCTGGCGGTTATTCGTATCCTCCTGATCGGCGCCGATGTTATAGGTCTCACCGATGCGCCCGCGGTCCAGGATGGCGAGTACGGCCTCATTGTGATCATCCACGTGAATCCAATCCCGCACCTGTTCGCCGGTGCCATAAAGCTTGGCGGGCTGGCCTAGAAGCAGGTTGGTGATCTGTCGCGGAATGAACTTCTCAATGTGTTGGTAGGGGCCGTAGTTATTGGAGCAATTCGAAATGGTTGCCCGCAGCCCAAAACTGCGCACCCACGCGCGCACCAGGTGATCCGAGCCGGCTTTCGTGGCCGAATAGGGCGAAGAAGGGTTATAAGGAGTCGACTCCGTGAAGTAGGTATCGGCGCCAATGTCCAAATCACCAAAGACCTCATCGGTGGAGACGTGGTGGAGGCGCACATCGTGGCGGCGGCAGGCCTCCAGCAGCACGAAGGTGCCCATGATGTTGGTGTGGAGGAAGGGCGAAGGATCCCGCAAAGAGTTGTCATTGTGGGATTCCGCTGCGAAGTGCACCACGGTATCCGCCTGGGACACGAGCTTGTCGACGACCCCCTCATCCGCCACGTCCCCCACCACGAGCTCGGCGTCCACGCCGTCGAGATTGGCGCGATTGCCCGCGTAGGTGAGTTTGTCCAGGACGGTGATTTCCACCTCCGGGCGCTGCTCGGCCACGAGCCGCACGAAGTTTGCACCAATAAAGCCGGCGCCGCCGGTAACAAGCAGTTTGCGCATGGTTTCCCAGTTTAGAGCATGTATTGCTCATGGTACTGCCGGGATGAAGCGGCCGATTTTTATAGCGGGAAGCGCGGCAGCTCCGGCTTATCCAACCACTGGGCTAGGAGCTGGTCGACGTCACCCGGGTTCTCCGCTGCCTCGCGCATGCGGCTGATGAGATCCTCCGGGGTCACCACCGAGTGCTGCGCTGCGGTGAGGTACTCCCGCACCGTGCGGAAGAAGGCCTCATCACCCACGAGGCGGCGCAGCGAGTGGACGGTCAGCGCACCGCGCTTGTAGACGCGGTCATCGAACATATCGCGCGTACCAGGATCGCTGAGCAGAATGTCCTGCTTCTTGCGGGCCAGCACCTGATAATGCGAGCGCGCTGATTCATGTGCCGGGCGGCCATGTGCGTGCTCAAACCACAGCCACTCGCAGTAGCAGGCAAAACCTTCGTTGAGCCAGATATCCTTCCACTCCATCAGGCCCACGGAGTTGCCGAACCACTGGTGGGAGAGCTCGTGCGCGATGAGCCGCTCGAAGACATGATCACCCTTGACGTGGTTGGAGCCAAAGATAGACAGGCCCTGGGCTTCGAGCGGGATTTCTAGCTCATCATCGGTGATGACTACCTGGTAATCGGCGAAAGGATAGTGGCCAAAGAGTGTGGAGTAGAAGTCCACCATCTCCTGCTGCTGGGCAAATTCTTCGAGCACCACCGGCTTGAGGCGGGCCGGTGCCCACGCGCGGACGTTGGCCCCAAGTGGGATCTCGATGTACTCACCAACTTGGACCGTGGCGAGGTAGGTGGCCATGGGGTGCTTGACGCGGTAGTGCCAGCGCGTCATGGAACCACCCGCGCTGCGGCGGGAGACCAGCTTGCCGTTGGAGATGACCACGAAAGGATCGTCGGCGGTAATTCGAATATCGTAGGTGGCCTTTGCGGACGGGGTGTCATCGCACGGGAACCAACTGGGCGCGCCATTGGGCTGGCTAGCTACCAAAGAGCCAGAATCCGTCTCCTCCCAGCCGATCTCACCCCATGGCGTGCGCAGCGGGCGGGGTGAGCCGCCATAGCGGATCAGCAGTTCAAACTCTTGGCCTTCCACGATTGTGTCGGCGAAGTTCAAGCGCAGCTTCCCACCGGATAGGCGGAACTTGGCCACGCGCGGTGCATGCTTCGCCGTGATGCGACGAGCGACCATGGCGCCGCCGAGGTCGAGGGTGAGCTTGTCCAAGTCCCCCAACGCGCGAATATGGAGCACAGCTTCGCCTTGGAGCATGTTGGGTTCCACGCGGTAGGCCAGGTCCAAGTCATAGTGGGTGATTTCGAAGCCGAGGTTGAAATCCACCCCGGTATAGCTATCCCGAGTAGGTGCGGCGTGGCCGCGGGCGGACGAGATATGCGAAAGGGCGGTAGAAAGCAGCTTCATAATGCCGCTATCCTACCGCCCTGTTTGACTTATCCGAAGCCAGGGGAGCAGGCATGCCGAACCACGACATGCTTAGCCCACTGTTTAGGAGTTGAAGGCTTCCTCAAAGGTAGGCCAGGACTTCACCAGGTCCTCGCGCCAGCCCGGCCAGGAGTGCGTGCCCACATTGCGGAGGTTGTAAGTTGCCGGAATGTTCTGCTTATCCAGCTTTGCCTTGAGCATGTGGGTGCAGTGGTTAACGGCAGCCTCGATGACGCCGCCTTCCACCTGCAGCTGCGCCGAGCCCAGGTAGGCCGTCAACGGGCTGTAACCCTTGTTGATGTAGTAGGACGGGGTATCCTGCTCACCGGCGAAGCCCGATGCGGAGGAGATGTACAGCTTGGTGCCGCGCAGCTTCTCAGAGTTCATCAGGGCGTCGTTGTAGCGGTTGTAGGCAGAGCCCATCGGTCCCCACATCTGCTCCGGCTGGCCGCCACCGCGGTTCACAGTGAGGCGCAGGAACTCGTACTCGGTGGGGTAGGCGGTCGCAGCACAGCCGGCGAAGGAACCAACTGCGTCATAGAAGCCTTGGTTGTGCTGAGCAAACAGCAATGACGACGTCGCGGACATGGACATGCCGGCGACGGCGCGCTTATTGCTTGCGTTCAGACGCTCCTCCAGCGGTCCCGGCAGCTCCTTGGTCAGGAAGGTCTCCCACTTCTGCGGGCCCTTGAGGTACTTGCCGTTGGGCTCCTCCAGCCAGTCGGTGTAGTAGGAGAAAGCGCCTGCCTGCGGAACCACCACGTTGACGTCCTTCTCAGCGTAGAAGTCCACGACATCCGACATGTACAACCAGTCGGAATCCTGCTCGGCGGAACCAGCGCCGTTGAGCAGGTAGACCGTCGGGCGGTCCGGGTTCTTGGCCGGGATGACAGCAAGCGGAATGGCGCGGCCGTTCATCGCCGGCGAGGTAGCCTGCAGCTTGAGAACGCGGGCGTCATCCTTGTAGTGGTCATACCACTTCTGGCTCTCCACCTCCGGGGTGACCTGCAGGTCCGAGATGGTGGATAGGGCAGTGTCACCCGCAACCTGCTGCGCGGTGAGGGTGGCAGCACCCGCAACGGGGCTGACCAGCGCGGCGGCACACAGCGCGCCGGCGGTGAGGAGAGAGCTAAGACGCTTCATAACGTTCCTTATTCAATAATTGGTACGGCGAATAGAGCTTAGTGCTCGGTCGCCTCAGTATCTACTGGCAGGGAATCAGCGGGGGCCTCGGTGTCTGCCTCTGCCTCATCCAGTTTCGCATCCTGACTATCGGCCTCGGCATCCATTTCGTTAGCGCTCGCGTCCTCATTTGCTGCATAAGTTGCCGCTACCGGCGCGGAAGGATCCTCGGGAAAGAAGGCGCTGGCGAATGTCGGCCACGAGGAGTTGATGTCGTCATACCAACCCGGCCAAGAGTGGGTACCGGTGTTGCGCAGGTTGAAGACTGCGTCTTTAACGCCCTCGCGCTCCATCTTTGCCTTCAGGTCATGCGTGCAGGCGTTCATGGCTGCCTCGATGACGCCGCCCTCAACCACGAGGGTGGAGGAAGACTTGAAGGCCTGGGATGAGCCCGAGGCATCAATCTTGGACGAGCCCAAGTCTGTTGCCCCAGCCAAACCGGAGTTGGCGGAAACATAGACCTTGGAATTGCCCATGTTGTTCTTGGTGGCGTTGATGAGGCCATCGTTGTAGCGGTTGTAGTCTCCGCCCTTCGCGCCCCACATCTGCTCGGTGCTTCCGCCACCGCGGTTCACGGTGAGCTGCGCGTAGAAGTTCGGCAGCGGGGTCGAGGTAGCAGCGCAACCGGAGTAGGAGCCGATGGCATCGTAGAAGTTCGGGTTGTGCTGGGCCAGCACGAGCGAGGAGGTTGCGGACATGGACATGCCGGCGATGCCGCGCTTGCCGTTGCCGTTAATGCGCTTCTCCAGCGGTCCCGGCAGCTCCTTGGTCAGGAAGGTCTCCCACTTCTGTGGGCCCTTGAGGTAGCCGCGGTCCGGGGTGCTCAGCCAGTCGGTGTAGTAGGAGAAAGCGCCCGCCTGCGGGATGACAACGTTCACGTTGCGGTTGGCGTAGAAGTACGGCAGGTGCTGCACACCTTTTGCCTTCGGATCGAGATCCTTGCCAAAGGTGGAACTAATCCAGTCCATTCCTTGCTCGGCGCCGCCGGCACCGTTGAGCAAGTAAATGGTGGGGCGGGAGGCATCAAAGGTGCCGTCTGGGGTGAGTACTGCAAGGGGGACGTCGCGGTCCATTGCGGGTGCGGTGGCCTTAAGGGGCTTCACCAATTGACGGTATTCCCCGTACCTGAAGACGTAGCCCATCCACTTCTTTTTTTCCGGAAGCTTGTTGATCTTGGGCTCGCTGAAATTGGTGTTTCTGTCGTTAAGGGCAGCCTCATATTCCTCTCGAGACGGCGACGGGTTGCCGGCCTCATCCTTGGGCAGGTACTCCTCGAGCTCGTCGTAAAGGTCGATATCGGAAATCTGGGATTTTTCAGCGTTACCGCGGATTTCATCCGGGTCAATGTCGGATGCGCTGGCGATAGGGGATACAACGGCGCCGAGGGCTAAGGCTGATGCCGCTGCCAGCGTCGTGAGAGAGCGCGCAATCTTCATGGAATCTCGCTTTCTTGATGATGAGCGGAAGTGTAGGGGCAAGTTTAAAAGATGCTCCGGACAAACCACCCTTGAAATGGGCAAAAGTACTGATAGACGGGTGATTCAGTACCCCCGAAGATAAGGGTAGCGAGATTAAACATACCAAGTTATTAGAGTGAATGGTGGTATTGAAGTTGAAACCGTGTCATAATCTTTCCGCGCCTATTCCTGGGTTATGTAACGCAACGACAGTCTCGTTCGTTAGTGGAGCTAGGTACCGAGACCGCCTCCGGCGGCGGCCGCCTGCATCGCTGTGACCTCGCGGGAGGGGTGCCGCGTAAAGTCGCGCACGCCGCTCAAATACCAACAGAAAGAAGAAGAATGAACTTTTTTGACACCATCCTCGTTTCCATCAACCAGGTGCTGGGCCAGATCGCTCACTTCGGCTCCTCCACGTCCTCGAAGGCTGCCCTGGACTGGGGTCTGTTCTAAGAAATCTGCAGGGGGTAGTGCCCCGCTTTCCTTCCCCTAATCCCCTTCATTGGGGGTTGGGGGTTTATTTGTGCCAGTTTGCATCCCGCGCGTTAGGCCTGCATCGGGACGGCTATGAACGTCCAGTGGGTACATGCTCGGGGGTGGTGGGACAGCGAGCCTAAAGTTACGTATCCTATAGAGCGTGACTAATGAACATTTTGACGTTGTAGTACTCGGCGCGGGCCCCGGCGGCTACGTGTCCGCCATCCGCGCTGCCCAGCTGGGCAAGAAGGTTGCCGTTATTGAGAAGCAGTACTGGGGCGGTGTCTGCCTCAACGTGGGCTGCATCCCGTCCAAGGCTCTTCTTAAGAACGCTGAGGTTGCACACACCTTCAACCATGAGGCAAAGGCCTTTGGTATTTCCGGCGATGTTTCTTTCGACTTCGGTGTTGCGCACAAGCGCTCCCGCAAGGTTTCGGAGGGCATCGTCAAGGGTGTGCACTACCTGATGAAGAAGAACAAGATTACGGAGATCAATGGTCTCGGCTCCTTCAAGGACGCCAAGACCATCGAGATTACCGAGGGCGATGACAAGGGTAAGACCGTTACCTTTGATAACTGCATTATCGCCACCGGCTCCGTTGTCCGTTCCCTTCCGGGCGTGGAAATCGGCGGCAACATCGTGTCCTACGAGGAGCAGATCCTTAACGATGATGCCCCGGATTCCATGGTGATCGTTGGCGCAGGCGCCATCGGTATGGAGTTTGCTTACGTTCTGGCCAACTACGGCGTGGACGTGACCATCGTGGAGTTTATGGACCGCGTCCTGCCAAACGAGGATAAGGATGTTTCCAAGGCTATTGCCAAGGAATACAAGAAGCTTGGAGTGAAGCTCCTGACCGGTTACAAGACCACCGCCATCAAGGACAACGGCGACAATGTCACCGTTGAGGTCGAGTCCAAGGACGGCTCCAAGACCGATACGCTGACCGTGGACCGCTGCATGGTCTCCATCGGCTTTGCCCCGCGCACCGAGGGCTACGGCCTGGAGAACACCGGTGTCGAGCTCACCGAGCGCGGCGCCATCGCTATCGATGATTACATGCGCACCAACGTTGAGGGCATTTACGCCATCGGTGACGTCACCGCGAAGCTGCAGCTTGCACACGTGGCTGAGGCGCAGGGTGTCGTGGCCGCTGAGGTCATCGCCGGCGCTGAGACCCAGCTGCTGGGTGACTACATGAATATGCCGCGCGCTACCTTCTGCAACCCGCAGGTTGCCTCCTTCGGTTACACTGAGGAGCAGGCTCGTGAGAAGTTCGCTGACCGCGACATCAAGGTTGCTACCTTCCCGTTCTCCGCTAACGGTAAGGCAGCTGGTCTGAACGAGACCGCGGGCTTCGTCAAGCTCGTCGCTGACAGCGAGTTCGGTGAGCTCATCGGTGGCCACATGGTGGGCTCCAACGTTTCCGAGCTGCTGCCGGAGCTGACCCTAGCGCAGCGCTTTGATCTCACCGCTGAGGAGATCGGACGTAACGTTCACACACACCCGACTCTGTCTGAGGCTATGAAGGAAGCAGCCGAGGGTATCGGCGGCCACATGATCAACCTCTAAGGTCACGGCAAGAAGCCAAAGCAAGAACTCTCCCCCTCAAACCCAGAAAGGGTTTGAGGGGGAGAGTTGGTTTTAGCGCCGTAGCGCGCCTGCCTTTAGCCGAAGAGCTTGGAGGACAGAACGAACGGTGCATTAACGATGGTTACGAGAAGGCCCTGAATCTGGCCAAGGAAACCGTTAGCAAAGCTGCTCATGATAGTGATCCTTTCGATAGGGGATATCGGTCATGTTCCATTATAAGAAATTCGACCCCGGAAAATCTATGTATTTTGATAGGCAAAATCATGAGAAAGCTGTTTAAGGGAAATGTATATGGGCTGGCGGAAGCTTAAATTGGCAGTTCAAGATGTATAACAGGATTCCTGGGGGCGGATCTGTCCCCGGAAAAATTCATCCCGACTCTGGAGAGCGCTCCCCATAAAAGACAATAAAACGTTATTTGTGGTGTAAAAGCGTTCCTTTTGGCTAGTCCCTACTGCACGTGTCGCGAGATCTGGTTAGTACGGCGCAACCGCGGAGCGGTGGGCATCAATGACTAACTGCTCGTTGATAGCGGGGAAAGCTCGCTGCGAACAGTTCTGGCGTGGGCAGGTGCGGCAGCCAGCGCCAATCGGGGTCGCGGAAGAAAGGGCATCGAGGTTCAGGCCCTGGGCGTAGACAGTGCGGTTGGCGTGGCGGGCCTCGCAGCCCAAGCCGATGGAGAAGAGCTTGTTGGTATCCCCGAAACGGCCTTGCGGGTAGCTCACCGTGCGCGAAACCCAGAGGTAATTGCGCCCATCCGGCATCTGCGCCAGCTGCCGGGAAATGGTGTTGGGGCGTGAGAAGGACTCGTAGACATTCCACAGCGGGCAGGTGCCGCCGGAGTTGGAAAAGTGCACGCCCGTGGCTGATTGGCGCTTGGACATGTTGCCGGCGCGGTCCACCCGTACAAAGGTAAAGGGGATGCCGCGCTTGTTGGGCCGCTGCAGCGTGGAAAGGCGGGAAGCAATGGTTTCATAGCCCACGCCGAAAACATTGCAAAGGTACTCCACGTCATACCCGGATTGCTCGGCCTCACTATGGATGAGGTTATAGGGCAAAAGGGTGGCTGCAGCGTAGTAGTTGGCGATTCCCCGCTTGGCCAAGTTGATCGAGGCATCCGAGGTGAAGGGTTCTTCGTCCACGAGGCGGTTAATAAGCTCACCCGCTTCCAGGAACCCCAGCTCCGCCGCCATGCGGAAGGCGCGCTGGCCCACGCTCAGGCGGCTGGCTAGGCGAAGGGTGCCGGTGTTCTTGTCAAAGCGATGCAGTGTGCCATCCATGCGATCGGTGGTGAGAATCTCCACGCCGTGCTGGGATGTGAGCCTGTCATTTAGAGCCTGCTCGATATCGCGGATGTGGAAGGGGGTGACGCCGAGCTCCGCGGCGATTCCCTCCGCATGAATCTCCAATTCATCGAGGTAATTCTGCCGGGCATAGAAGAAGTCCCGCACCTCGTCGTGAGGCATGGATAGCGCCTGGCTGCCATCCGAGCGGCGGGTATCGGTGGCAAGCGAAAGCTTGTCGCGAATGTTGCGGTAGCGACGGTGGATATCCACGAGCGTGCGGGCAACGGTGGGGTGGTTATAAACCAACTCGGACAATTCCTGAAGCTCCACGGGGGAGGGGCAGATTTCCTGGTCTTGTACGACATCCTGGATTTCTGCCAGCAGGCGTGAGTCGTCATCGCGGGAGAAGAACGTGGCATCAACGCCAAATGCTTCAGTGATTTTCAGCAAGACCGGGACGGTAAGCGGGCGCACGTCATGCTCAATCTGGTTGACGTAGCTCGCTGAAAGCCCCAGCGTAGCGGCGAGGGAGGCTTGGCTGAGATCACGTTCGCGGCGCAGCTGGCGCAGGCGCGAACCCACGTATGTCTTGCTCATGTGAGCTAGGTTACCTAGTGCCTTTCACTCGTAACAATATTTTTGCAAGGAATGTGTGAAGTATTTTAACTCCGCTGTGAAGTGGGGGTGTTGGCAAGGTGCTGGGCGGGCAATGAGGGGGTGGATACCAAGCGAAAGTTTGACGCCTAAAGGGGTAGGGTCGTCACTCGCGCCACACCCTGTGACAAAAGTCTCATCCGTGAAATGTTTTCGCAAGGTCAATATTGCGTAAAGGGAAGTGATCAAGGTAGAGCGGCAAAAGGGGTAGGGTACTTAAGGCAACCCTTGCCTTATCTTAAATCTTTCGGTGGGCTGGAGGAGGGGCAAGGGGCCTGCAAAGCAAAGAGATAACTAGTGGTCAGCGTGAAGTTCTGCGTAAGGTAAGGACGACTATGGAGGTGTCATGTCTGTAAAAAATCCTGACCGTGAAGCCCTCGCTCACGGCCGTATTACTAATGAAACGATTCGTCCTAAGCCAGGAATTCCGTCCTGGGCTTTGAAACTGACGATGGCAATTACCGGTCTGTTCTTCGCACTCTTCGTTGTGGGACACATGGCCGGAAACTTGAAGCTTTACCTGCCGGCTCATGACGGCCAGGAAGCCCTCGATGCCTACGGCGCATTCCTGCGCAGCATGGGTGATCCGCTGATTCCGAGCGGTCACCTTCTGTGGATCATCCGCATCGTTTTGCTGGCGTGCGTGATCGCCCACATTTACGGTGCCTTCGCGCTGACCGCTCGCTCCAAGGCGTCCCGCGGTAAGTTCAAGCGCACCAACCTGATGGGCGGTATGGATTCCTTCGCGACGAAGACCATGCTGGTGACCGGCGTCGTGCTGCTCCTGTTCATCGTCTTCCACATCCTGGATCTGACGATGGGTGTTCAGCCAATCGCTCCGGAGGCTTTCGCTCATGGTGCCGTGAAGGCCAACATGATCGCTACCTTCTCCCGCTGGCCGGTGACCATCATTTACATCGTCGCCATGCTCTGCCTCTTCCTGCACCTGACCCACGGCATCCGCCTTGCGGCTTCCGACCTGGGTATTACCGGTGCTAAGTGGCGCGAGGTATTTGTCATCCTGGCGTACGTTGTCCCGGCCGTCGTGTGCCTGGCAAACATCGTCATGCCGTTGTCCGTCGCCCTGGGCTGGGTCAGCTAAAGGAGTTTTGAACCCATGACTAACGCGAATCCTGTGTCGAACGCGAACACTGAACTCAAGCGCGAGCACCCGAACTTCTCGCACCCGCAGTCCGTCGTCCCGGGTGTTAAGCCGGGCCGCATTCTGGAGTCCCACGAGCCGCACGGCGTCCCGATGAAGGACATGTGGAGCTACCAGAAGGACCACATGGAGCTGGTCTCCCCGCTGAACCGCCGCAAGTTTGAAATCATCGTCGTCGGTACCGGCCTGGCTGCTGGTTCCGCTGCGGCTGCCCTCGGCGAGCTGGGCTACAAGGTAAAGGTCTTCACCTACCACGACTCCCCGCGCCGTGCGCACTCCATTGCTGCGCAGGGTGGTGTTAACTCTTCCCGCCACAAGAAGGTGGATAACGACTCCGCTTACCGCCACACCAAGGACACCGTCAAGGGTGGCGACTACCGCTGCCGCGAGTCCGACTGCTGGCGCTTGGCTTATGAGTCCATCCGCGTCATCGACCACATGAACGCCATCGGCGCTCCGTTCGCTCGCGAGTACGGCGGCACCCTGGCTACCCGTTCCTTCGGTGGCGTGCAGGTCTCCCGCACCTACTACACCCGTGGCCAAACAGGCCAGCAGCTGCAGCTGTCCACCACGTCTGCGCTCTACCGCCAGATTGGTCTGGGCAACGTGGAGCTCTTCGCTCACCACGACCTGCAGGACATCATCACCTACACCGACGGTGGCAAGAAGCGCGCCGGCGGCATCGTGACCCGTAACCTCATCACCGGCGAGCTGAAGGCTTTCACCGGCCACGCAGTCATCCTCGGTACTGGTGGTTACGGCAACGTCTACCACATGTCCACGCTGGCTAAGAACTCTAACGCCGGCGCCATGATGCGTGCGTACGAGAACGGTGCTTACCTAGCTTCCCCGGCATTCATCCAGTTCCACCCGACTGGCCTGCCGGTGAACTCCGAGTGGCAGTCCAAGACCATCCTCATGTCCGAGTCGCTGCGTAACGACGGCCGCATTTGGTCTCCGATCAAGGAGAAGGATGACCGTCCTGCCAACGAGATTCCGGAAGAGGAGCGCGACTACTTCCTGGAGCGCCGCTACCCGGCCTTCGGTAACCTCGTCCCGCGTGACGTGGCGTCCCGTGCCATCTCCCAGCAGATCAACAAGGGCCTGGGTGTTGGACCGCTGCACAACTCTGTGTACCTGGACTTCCGCGACGCCATCGAGCGTCTGGGCAAGGACAAGATCCGCGAGCGTTACTCCAACCTCATCGAAATGTACGAAGAGGCCATTGGTGAGTCCGCTTATGAGACCCCAATGCGTATCGCTCCGACCTGCCACTTCACCATGGGTGGTCTGTGGACGGACTTCAACGAGATGACCACCATCGACGGTCTCTTCGCCGCCGGTGAGTGCTCCTGGACCTACCACGGTGCAAACCGCCTGGGTGCTAACTCCCTGCTGTCCGCTTCCGTCGATGGCTGGTTCACCCTTCCGTTCACCATCCCGAACTACCTGGCACACCACCTGGGTGAGGCCAAGCTGGCTGAGGATTCTGCTGAGGCCAACGAGACTGTCGCTCGCGCTCAGGCTCGCATCGACCGCCTCATGTCCATCCAGGGCCAGGACCCGCACGGCCCGGCGTACTACCACCGCCAGCTGGGTGACATCCTCTACTGGGGTTGCGGCGTGTCCCGTAACGTTGAGGACCTCAAGGTTGCCATCGAGAAGGTTCGCGAGCTGCGCAAGGACTTCTGGGCTAACGTCCGCATCACTGGTGAGGCCAACGACATGAACCAGGTCCTCGAGTACGGTCTGCGCGTTGCTGACTACATCGACCTGGGTGAGCTCATGTGTATTGACGCCCTTGACCGCGACGAGTCCTGTGGTGCTCACTTCCGCGAGGACCACCTCTCCGAGGACGGCGAGGCCGAGCGTGATGACGAGAACTGGTGCTTTGTTTCCGCTTGGGAGCCGGGCGCTGCTGAGGGCGAGTTCATCCGCCACGCTGAGCCGCTGTACTTTGATTCGATCCCGCTGATGACAAGGAACTACAAGTAATGAAACTGACACTTGAGATCTGGCGTCAAGCCGGACCGACGCAAGAAGGCAAGTTCGAGACCGTGCAGGTTGACGACGCCGCCGAGCAGATGTCCATCCTGGAGTTGCTCGACCACGTCAACGACCGCCTCATTGAGGAAGGCACCGAGCCGTTCGCATTCGCTTCCGACTGCCGTGAGGGTATCTGTGGTACCTGTGGCCTCCTGGTCAACGGCCGCCCGCACGGCCCGGGCCAGAACACCCCGGCCTGCCAGCAGCGCCTCTTCCAGTTCAAGGATGGTGACACCATCAAGCTGGAGCCTTTCCGCTCCGCTGCCTACCCGGTTATCAAGGACATGATCGTGGACCGCGCCAAGCTGGACCACGTCATGGAGCAGGGCGGCTACGTGTCCATGGATGCGGGTACCGCTCCGGATGCTGACACCCTGCACGTCAACCACGAGACCTCCGAGTACGCTCTGGATCACGCTGCCTGCATCGGCTGCGGTGCCTGCGTGGCATCCTGCCCGAACGGTGCTGCCCACCTGTTCACCGGCGCCAAGCTGGTTCACCTCTCCCTCATGCCGCTGGGCAAGGAAGAGCGTGGCCGCCGCGCACGCAACATGGTGGACGATCTGGAGCAGAACTTCGGCCACTGCTCGCTCTACGGCGAGTGTGCCGACGTCTGCCCGGCTGGTGTGCCGCTGACCGCGGTTTCCGCGGTTACCCGCGAACGCGCACGTGCTGCTTTCCGCGGCAAGGACGACTAAGCTATAGTCATTCACAGGATTAACAGGAACGAGAGAAAGTTTCAGCCATGAGCGACCTCAACCCGGCAGTTGCTGATCACCACAGCGAGACCT contains:
- a CDS encoding succinate dehydrogenase/fumarate reductase iron-sulfur subunit — protein: MKLTLEIWRQAGPTQEGKFETVQVDDAAEQMSILELLDHVNDRLIEEGTEPFAFASDCREGICGTCGLLVNGRPHGPGQNTPACQQRLFQFKDGDTIKLEPFRSAAYPVIKDMIVDRAKLDHVMEQGGYVSMDAGTAPDADTLHVNHETSEYALDHAACIGCGACVASCPNGAAHLFTGAKLVHLSLMPLGKEERGRRARNMVDDLEQNFGHCSLYGECADVCPAGVPLTAVSAVTRERARAAFRGKDD